TGATACCTGCAGATCGATGTTAGAATGGCATTGAGCAAATAATGAGAATTCGCTGACCCACCGGTGCCATCCGATGGAGCTGAGGGCCCGCTGGAGGAAGCCATAGCAGCGAGATAAGCTAGCTTAAGCTTGTTATCGGCGTTGCGAATCGCTTCGAAGATGAGAAATTTCGCAGAAAGACGACCAGGACGGTGAAATTACTTATCGGAGAGTCAACGGAATTGCAAAGAGGTGAACCGGACGGGGAAAAGAAGTGGTTCAGAGCTCTGTTCCTGGAGGGGAGAGTTGCGTTGATGCGGGGGGTCCGTGTCCTTGATATCGCGGGTGACATCACCACACTTCGTCTCttcccccctccccaacCTCCTCTTTCACCTGTATTTTAGCAACCACGGGGATTCTCGCGCTCATCTACTGGGATAAGAATCATAAGATGGATGATAATTGCTCACACCGAAGCTTGATTGGGGAGTTTCTACTATTGCCTGCATAATGGTGGCAGATTAATGGTTTCCACTTAGACTGGCGGAAGGGGCTAGACTCAGAGGTACGTGCCATCGCTCCTCAACAGAACCGGATCGGGACTCGAGACTGCTAAAGCTCATGGgagaatatctttataaaagtcAAGTCATGATTTTAATTAAAAGGGCTATATCCCTAATCTATCCacaagaagaaacagccatGTACGGCACTCCAAGTCACAGAAACGGTTTAATATACATCGTTAATCCGCCACCGCTAATAACCTTGAATTCGGCAAAGAAAAAtgtcgttgaagaagaggtatTGGGTGCTGAGCGGACAACACAAGCGTTAGCCAATTGTCGCAAGATGCTTTTGACCTTACTTACAATTCCTTAAAGCTCGTCGCTGAGGGTGGCAACAACGGAACCGACGGAAGCACCGACACCAGTGAGGCCGAGACCTGCAACGGTGGCAGCAACATCAGGAGAAAGGTGGATAAGGAGGGCCTTGCCATCGTCACGGACAACGGTGAGAAGCTGCTCAACGGGGGCACCGATGTGGTTGACAAGCTGGCCGACCTCGCTGGCGTCGTCAACAACCTTGCCGAGGGGCACACCAACGGCAGGAAGGCCGAGGCCAGAGACGAGAGCAGCAACGGAAGGGCTCAGCTGAACGAGGAGACGCTCAGCGTTGTCACCCTCAACCTCAACGACATCCCTGATATTGGGGATGATGTCTCCAAGGACCTTGTCACGCTTCAGGTTGTTGCCAGCGGTGATAAGAGCAGTACCAACGGGAACACCAACACCGGGAAGACCGAGGCCAGAAACAAGACCAGCGACAACAGGGGAGAGTTGGATGAGCAGGTAGTCGCCGCCCTCACCAACAGCGGTCAACAGACCGTCAACGTTGGGGCCGAGGCCGGTAATAAGCTCACCAAgggtgctggcgctggcgacGATGGAACCGACGGCAGTTCCAAGAGGAGGGAGACcgagagaggagagaagaccCGCAACCTCAGGGGCGAGCTTGAGCAAGAGCTTCTGGGCGTTAGGTCCAGTGATGGTCAGGATGCCATCAAGCTCGTGGCCGGCATCCTGGACGATGTGTCCACTGCCCTGACCCTGCTTGTTTTCAGCATTGCTGACGGCCTCAACGATAGCAGAGGTCGCAGTAGGAGCAAGGGTAGAGGTGGTCGTGGTAGCAGGGAGAGTGGTGGTAGTGACGCCGAGGTCAATTGTAGTGGACCAGGTCTCGGTGGTctgagcaggagcagcagcgacaGAGGCGGACATGGCCGCGAGGGCAGTGATGAGAGAAGCCTTCATGGTGAGGGTTGTAAAAGAATGTAATTGGTTGGTAAGAGAATGACTAAAGTTGGAAACACAACGAGAGAATGACTTGACTTGTGGATGGCAGGAAGGAAGACAGGATGAACCTCTCACGGAATGTTCTTCCTTCTTATATGCCGCCGCAGACAGGGGTTTCCGGCACCATTCCCATGATGATCACTGCACATCACTTGGAAAAGCTAGATTACCTGAGCCCTGACCCATCCACATCTGGCGACTGGGCCCGAATTCGAAATGAGGGTTTTCCAATTAAACCCACGGAGTTCCATGGAACTGGAGCGCGACTCAGGCACGATCTGGGCTGTGGGTGAACGGCAAATAACATTACGTACGGAGGAGTATCACTGGAgatgaaaagagagaaaggctAGCAACTGGACCCGTCTCATATTTGTATTTGCAACCATTGGTCGGGGAGGACAGGCAGTAGTGATATTGGACGGTGCTCCGGGGTACCCAACCCCTCTCAGCTACTCGCGGCTCTATACAGGCTTCAAGAAGCCTAGCAGgcagacagacagacagacagcTACTACCTTGTGCTTCAATATACGGATAGTGAACGATGATAATACTGAATATCGGAAGACGGAGTGACGTTGACTGCATGTAAATGTCCGAAGTGCATGAACAACGCCCACCCTGCAGCCCGCTGGAGCGGCTGGACAATGCATCGGTATTGAGATCAGCGTTGTTTTGAGGAAACACCAACGAACTCTCAAGTGACCGAGTCAAACAGTCCACCGACCGAAGGTCTCCGGTCACGGTCAGGGACGAGGCTTTATTTTCAAGCTGAACAGAAAGCGTATTGTTGGAACAGAGTGCAGATCGACACTTGCTCACGAATCAAGAGTTGTGCACTGCACATCAGGCCCCAGAAAGTTCTCCTGAAGAGGACTAGAGCGATTCTCCAAAGTATATCTTGCAAAGGGAGGACCCATAGGCCAGAGTAGACTGCCGGCAGTGTCCACCGTACGGAGGAGTTGCCGCCGGAGAATGAGAACCTGGCAAGACCGCCGCCAAATTGAACACTCCCAGAGTATGATTAATTGGCCTTGAGGTTTGCAGATCGCGGCCGAATTTTCTGATAGCTCTTGACCGAACCGGAAGACGTCCTTGTAGGGCTCGAGCTAAGCACCGAATGTTGGATGCTGGACAGGTGCCTGACCAAGGAACAGTCAAAACAAAAATTGAGCGGCTAAAGAAGGATACGCCACCCTCATGACGTCGAAATATACCTCATTGCCTGTACACTGCACAGTGTATGCACACCGTAGGGCTACGCTCGCAGGATAGGGGGTTTAGCGGTGGAGGCCTGCATAGTAAATGATGATCGCTGACTCGCCCTCGTGCTTTATCCCTGAGACCCCAAGCTCACCTCCACGAGCTAAATGGAGTAAGAGAGGCAGTCAACCTGTCCCTCCATGACGGTGTGCGGCCGGACAATTGGGGAGCGCAAGCTCTGTAGCAGTGCCGATCATGTTCATCCTCATTAGATTAACCATATTGCTGCAAAAGGATATCGGCAAGATCTCAGGCGAATTAACTTTGATGGCACGGTGCTAACCCGGGAATCGTTCCTCCATGGACCAcgagaaaataataaatatacgCATCTCCAGAGTAGACATGGCCAATCCTACCCTGCCCACGTTGTTGGCTCGTATTCAATCTCGCGGTTCCGGGAGAAGGTTCCGTCTGCTTCCTCGGACTGACGGCAGTGGCCTCGAGTTCGGTCAAGAAAATTAGCTGAGCTGAATGGAGTCTGAAACCGCGACtcattagtattattatttcgGTTTTTGCAGCCGGCATCGAGTTTCCTTGCCCTCTGGTGTTCTGCACTGTTCTTGCACATTATTAATTCCCTCGCTCTGCAGAAAGATAAAAGGGGTCTGTGGAACTTGCAGTGCGGCACGGCGGAAGTGATTAGTGACCAGGCGGGAACGGGAACGGGAACCGAGTGGCCCCGGTGGTCCGGAGTAAAGGAGCAGCTCAACCGAGTATGATGTCGATACTGAACTCGAACTTGGAAGTCGATAGACTCGATACGTACTTTTGGACCATTCTGCCCTGTAAAACATTGCTAGAGCTCCACGTTAGAAAAACGAAGACGTTATCACGTCAATGACATAGACACCAGTCAAACGTGGAATAAGCTTGACTGCAACAAGCAGGAGTCcactgtactccgtagacgTAGATCACGTCAATATAGGTGCCGTTTGTCCTATCACCTGTGAGGACAATGATACCATAGATTGTTTATGGACCTTGATTTCTGCGGCGATCAGGAGAGTACGTACATATTTGGGGAAAAGGACGAGCTATATTACTGGGACTAAGAACACGCTGGGATGCCATATTGTTACGGATATATTGCACGGGGGGCCGGCAGTTCTAGTCCATAACCCCCTGGAAGAACCATGGTCGGTGAAAGGGGGGCTCAGTATCAATGCTGATGAAGCGCCTGACTATGTCATTGTGACGGCACTCAACAAAATCAATTGCCCTCGTATGGCGCCTCTTCCTGGTACACGTCGTATTTGTACTGACTGCCCGTATGGTCAGATCTCAGCCCGGCCTGGCCCTTCCCATACACCCTCTCGCGCGCCGTTAATCCCTCCTCTGTTGCCTCCGGATAGATGCCTCGTCGACGAAGTTCCGGCACCAGAAGGTCCACGACGTCTTCAAAGGTTCCCGGCGTGGTGACATAACCGATATTGAATCCATCCAAATCCGCTTCTCGGACCCAACGCTCCATTTCATCTGCCACCTTCTCAGGTGTCCCAATACCAAGGGGTCCCAAACCGCCAATGGCAGCTTTCTCTGCGACAACACGGGGAGTCCACCGCGGGACATCTTCGCTTGTCGTGGTAAAGCTGTCAAGCATACTGGTCACCTTGTTAGCCTCGAGTGAGTCGGCGGCCGTGATATCCTGATCTAGTGGTATACGGGAGATGTCAATGCCTGTCCATCCGCTGAACAAGACCAGTCCTCCAATGACGgaggcattcttcttcagctcctcgtACTTTGCCTTTGCTTCCTCGTCGGTACGTCCCAGGATAGGGGTAAAGGTCGAGAAGAACTTGATCGATTGCGGATCACGACCCTGGTCCGCGGCTTTCTTGCGGATCGCGGCAACTTTGGGAGCAAGAACAGCCGGCGAATGGCTCGACACGAAGATACCCTCAGCGTGAGCGGCTGCGAATGTTGATCCTGCTGGAGATGTGCCTGCCTGGAACAGGAAGGGTGTTCGCTGTGGCGACGGGTCGACAATGTGGCGCGAGTTGACAGAGAAGTACTTCCCCTTGTGGTTGATCTGGCGGACTTTGTCAGGGTCTACGTATGAATCTGCCTCGGGGTTTGGCGAAAGTGCGTCCGGTGCCCATGAACCTTCCCAGAGCCTGCCATTAATGATAAGCAAAAGCCAGCGGCTTAGAAGGAATGGGTTGTATCTCATACTTATACAACACGCGAAGATATTCATCTGCTTGAAGGTATCGCTCGTCGTGCTCAATTGGAGTATCTATGCCGATGGCCTTGAAagcagccttcttccacGAAGTCACGATGTTCCATCCAAACCGACCATCTGTTAGATGGTCCAGTGTCGAAAACCGCTTTGCGAGAAGGAAGGGTGGTTCGAATGATGTTGACCCCGTGATTGCGAACGCAAGGTTCTTGGTTAcagctgccattgctgagataGGCTGATCTTCTGTCAGGCTCTGCACAGTACACTAACTTAGGGCACGAGTGATATAACATACGATTGTCGGATCTGTAACGGGCCATTGTGCCGCTCGCCGAATACACTCGTCCAGCTTTCCTTCATACGTATCATAACCACCATAGGTATCAGCCAGGAACAAGGCATTGATGCCTCCGCGCTCCAGCAGCTTCGCCAACTCAATCCAGTATGTCAGCTTTCGCTTCGTTGCTGACTTGTCGTTTGGGTTCTTTATCCCGGTTAGCTCAAGCCAGTACTTGTAAGACCGTTTTCTTCGTACTCACTTTCCATTGCCCGGGAGATAGATGTCCAACGGTGGACATATCAAATGCGTTCAAGAtaatctttttctttccattcTGTGCGCCGCTTTGGCCGCCTGTAGCATTGACTTCACCCatattgatttgatttgCCGATAAGAATCGTTCGTAATAATGCCCCTTGTCGGTCTCGCCTCTTTTTAATGTATGCTTGCGATCTTAGCCCCGCGGCATATCGCCATAGCTCGTCGGCATCGCGTAACCTTTGCATAACTACTCCAACAATGACCTGCAGGGATATCTTATCCAATTCGCCATCGACCCCGCAGAAAGCGCAACCGTGGGATTTCGATACTCTGCTTTCATTCGTCCCTTTCGTTGAATCTACGGGTATACATGAGCGTTGAAAGCTGTTGCTCCGTATTTAGGCCAGTCGGATAGAAAGTCCAGACGTTTAAGTGGGGAATTATTTCACCATCCAGGGCCCCATTGCGTGACAATTGACCTTGTTAGAAAGCCTATAGAAACTATCTCGAGTTTTGAAGATGCTTTGACTCGGCCGATATCCAAgtctgtttttttttttttttttaaaaaaaagattcATGCTAGCGTGCTATTGCGCATCGAGTTATTTCACTTTAACTCGAATCGGCCTTACTCGGCTCGACGGCTGTGACGACCGCGTTTGATTCTGGATCATGCGTTTCGTCTGAATCGCTCTCTGCGGGTCTTCTTGTGGTTTCTCGTTTGCTGAAGAAGTTTAGTATGCAGGCGTAAAGAGGGGGATAGAAATAATTGAGTATACGTACTCTTGGCGGGCGATAAAGTATTTGATAATGTGAGCCAAAGCAATCAAGCATATCGCGTTAGCAAGGACAAAGGAATAACCCTTGGTAAAGCGTGGCCCTTCAACAGTTTTGAATACCAACAGAGGTGTCCAGGCCGTGGTCGACTGGGCAATGGTGTTGAGAATGACCAGTGTTATAGAGCGTTCCACCGGCGAATACCGCAGTTGTTCGTTTACCCAACCATACAGAACACTGGACATTGACACGGCAGAATATGTTGTTATGAACGCAAACCAGAGTGCTGACTCCGACACATCCCAGATGACAAGAATGATCAGGCCGATGATATTCCAGACGTGAGCGATAGTAATTGCCCACGCTGGCCCGAGGACGAGATCAGACGCAAAGCAGATGAAGAGCGTATAGAACATCCCGAGAGCTGGGGAGATGGCACCGAGTTCGTTCAGACGGCTTGTTGTATATCTGTTCAAGCTTTTTAGCCATAAAAGATATCCACCCGTTGAAGTGTTTATGCTGCCGTTCCAGAAGAAAACGTCTAGTAGGAGCAAGGCCCAGAATTTCCAGTTTCGAAGGACATTGGCCAGGGTCCGCAATGACCATGTCCCCTGGAATGTATGGCCTGCACGCGAAAGGCGGGTTTTGGATAGCTCAATGTCTTTGTCGCTAATGACTAGCTTGTTCGGTTTGTCGGGGGTCCCGGGAAGGATAAAGTACCCTAGTATCCCGATTGGGATGGTGATTATGGCACACACAATATACATCCATCGCCAACCTGCTAATCCATGAACTCCATCGAGACTAGCAGATGTCCCTGCTTGAATAAGGCTTGCCGTGAGGGTGCCTAGAGTAAGCCCAACATAAAAGCATCCTCCCCGGCGTGCAATCTCATCGCCGCGGTACCAGGCCCCTGGAAAAAGTGAGCTGGTGCTTTGGGACGGTTTCGACCATGGTCTAGAATATGAACTCACCGAATATGTAGTGCATACCCGGAAAGAATGCCGCCTCGAACCACCCGACAAAGAACCGGTAAACCATCAATTCTCCAAAAGAGTTCACTCGGTACTGTAACAATGTGAAGACACCCCACATTATATCCAGGAATGGGATTACCCATGACATAGGGAATTTGGTAAAGAGATATGCGAAGGGTAACTGGCCCACAACTGCACCGACTGTGTACATTGTTTGCAACTCAACGAGCTCGTTTCCATGCAGCTTTAAATCCTCTTGAAGCCCGGAGACGTATGCATTGTCTATATATCCTGTTAGTTGGAGCGGAAGGTGTCCGGTGGAAGTCCACATACTGATATTTGCCTGGTCAACATACTTGACCCAATAAGCTAGAAAGGCATAGGGAACAATCAAGGCATCAAGCTTCAAAATCAGTCGTCGCTCCTCCTTGGTATCTTGATCCGCAAACCATTTGACGTGATACCACCTTCGACCATCTCGAACGGTGGACATAATGTTCGTCGTTTTTGAGGAATAttgtccatggccatattaattttagagcCAGAAAGCTGCTTTAAGTCTCGAACCGGACTCGTGAAGATGTCACTCCTAGGCGTTATTGCGCAAGACTAGGCACCCGATGGATGATCAAAGTTTTTATCAGCGCTCGTAAAGATTTCCTTTTGATGTCTCTGTGACTGCAGATGGTTTGGATCCATTGGTACAACCCGATTGGAAGATTTGAGCAAGAGAGGAGAGCCTCGACGTGCAGCTTCATCCCCTTGGCCAACGATCGTCTCAAGGGGTGGAGGTAAGGCGTGCTCGGTCGATTGTTTTGACATTTTCGCCGTGGCCCCGCGGCTACGGCTAGCAAGGGCCAATGTCTTGTTTACGAATTAGCGTGGGGAACTGTAAGTGTCAACAGCGGGAAAAGAAACGCCAGTGGATACTTAGCACTGAGGATGGTGTGGTGGGGTtgggaaggaaaggaagttgAGGAGGTTTACTTTCATCTTCTATCATCACGGACGCTAAGACTAACTTATCACGCGCCTAAGATTTTGATTCTGGGCCATGGTCACTCTTGCTGTACAAGTAA
Above is a window of Aspergillus puulaauensis MK2 DNA, chromosome 2, nearly complete sequence DNA encoding:
- a CDS encoding uncharacterized protein (COG:S;~EggNog:ENOG410Q28S;~SECRETED:SignalP(1-18)) — encoded protein: MKASLITALAAMSASVAAAPAQTTETWSTTIDLGVTTTTLPATTTTSTLAPTATSAIVEAVSNAENKQGQGSGHIVQDAGHELDGILTITGPNAQKLLLKLAPEVAGLLSSLGLPPLGTAVGSIVASASTLGELITGLGPNVDGLLTAVGEGGDYLLIQLSPVVAGLVSGLGLPGVGVPVGTALITAGNNLKRDKVLGDIIPNIRDVVEVEGDNAERLLVQLSPSVAALVSGLGLPAVGVPLGKVVDDASEVGQLVNHIGAPVEQLLTVVRDDGKALLIHLSPDVAATVAGLGLTGVGASVGSVVATLSDEL
- the SEO1_1 gene encoding putative MFS transporter Seo1 (COG:G;~EggNog:ENOG410PFST;~InterPro:IPR020846,IPR011701,IPR036259;~PFAM:PF07690;~TransMembrane:12 (i27-45o77-94i101-120o132-152i164-185o197-217i266-291o306-325i332-352o358-380i392-414o426-447i);~go_function: GO:0022857 - transmembrane transporter activity [Evidence IEA];~go_process: GO:0055085 - transmembrane transport [Evidence IEA]), which translates into the protein MSTVRDGRRWYHVKWFADQDTKEERRLILKLDALIVPYAFLAYWVKYVDQANINNAYVSGLQEDLKLHGNELVELQTMYTVGAVVGQLPFAYLFTKFPMSWVIPFLDIMWGVFTLLQYRVNSFGELMVYRFFVGWFEAAFFPGMHYIFGAWYRGDEIARRGGCFYVGLTLGTLTASLIQAGTSASLDGVHGLAGWRWMYIVCAIITIPIGILGYFILPGTPDKPNKLVISDKDIELSKTRLSRAGHTFQGTWSLRTLANVLRNWKFWALLLLDVFFWNGSINTSTGGYLLWLKSLNRYTTSRLNELGAISPALGMFYTLFICFASDLVLGPAWAITIAHVWNIIGLIILVIWDVSESALWFAFITTYSAVSMSSVLYGWVNEQLRYSPVERSITLVILNTIAQSTTAWTPLLVFKTVEGPRFTKGYSFVLANAICLIALAHIIKYFIARQDKRETTRRPAESDSDETHDPESNAVVTAVEPSKADSS
- a CDS encoding xenobiotic compound monooxygenase, DszA family (COG:C;~EggNog:ENOG410PGZ7;~InterPro:IPR011251,IPR016215,IPR036661;~PFAM:PF00296;~go_function: GO:0004497 - monooxygenase activity [Evidence IEA];~go_function: GO:0016705 - oxidoreductase activity, acting on paired donors, with incorporation or reduction of molecular oxygen [Evidence IEA];~go_process: GO:0055114 - oxidation-reduction process [Evidence IEA]) codes for the protein MGEVNATGGQSGAQNGKKKIILNAFDMSTVGHLSPGQWKNPNDKSATKRKLTYWIELAKLLERGGINALFLADTYGGYDTYEGKLDECIRRAAQWPVTDPTIPISAMAAVTKNLAFAITGSTSFEPPFLLAKRFSTLDHLTDGRFGWNIVTSWKKAAFKAIGIDTPIEHDERYLQADEYLRVLYKLWEGSWAPDALSPNPEADSYVDPDKVRQINHKGKYFSVNSRHIVDPSPQRTPFLFQAGTSPAGSTFAAAHAEGIFVSSHSPAVLAPKVAAIRKKAADQGRDPQSIKFFSTFTPILGRTDEEAKAKYEELKKNASVIGGLVLFSGWTGIDISRIPLDQDITAADSLEANKVTSMLDSFTTTSEDVPRWTPRVVAEKAAIGGLGPLGIGTPEKVADEMERWVREADLDGFNIGYVTTPGTFEDVVDLLVPELRRRGIYPEATEEGLTARERVYGKGQAGLRSDHTGSQYKYDVYQEEAPYEGN